In a genomic window of Dyadobacter fermentans DSM 18053:
- a CDS encoding cupin domain-containing protein — MPFVNFKTNKVVKIWDGIYGTLSHSEQQTFGHFTIEGGTVLPEHSHFHEQWCHVLEGQLEFTIDGETLLLTPGMTAHIPPHAPHSAVARTECRVIDCFTPARQDFIELEKQS; from the coding sequence ATGCCTTTTGTCAATTTCAAAACCAATAAAGTAGTCAAAATCTGGGACGGGATTTACGGCACGCTCAGCCATTCGGAACAACAAACTTTCGGCCATTTCACCATCGAAGGCGGAACGGTGCTGCCCGAGCACAGCCATTTTCACGAACAATGGTGCCATGTGCTGGAAGGCCAGCTCGAATTTACCATCGACGGTGAAACGCTGCTGCTCACGCCCGGTATGACGGCCCACATTCCCCCGCACGCACCGCATTCCGCAGTCGCGCGCACGGAATGCAGGGTGATTGATTGCTTTACGCCCGCGCGGCAGGATTTCATCGAGCTGGAAAAACAGTCGTAA
- a CDS encoding glucuronyl esterase domain-containing protein yields the protein MKKTAILCMLLAAPFWAAFAQNYDESKVPHYTLPDVLKTASGKTIRSEEKWEKLRRPEVLRLFEDHIYGQMPVGYDSIRYALTEDDRPEMDGKAVLKQIGVTVFRNGNSVQINVVLFVPTQAKKPVPVFLLINNRGKDLTDPTRAKKSEFWPAEMVVDSGFAIAAFHVSDLAPDNKDTYMTGVLQKLYPEQLKKDNGMKAIGAWAWGASRVMDYFGTDKDIDSKKVIVVGHSRGGKTSLWAAAQDRRFAACVTNCSGNTGAALARRQFGERISRINTTFPHWFNNNYKKYNDKENALPVDQHMLIALIAPRPVYATNASKDLWADPKGTFLAVKAAEPVYALYGVKPELPKEMPGIDMPVIGPHFGYHNHEGEHNMTAYDWDKFIRFAKQF from the coding sequence ATGAAAAAAACTGCCATTCTCTGCATGTTGCTCGCTGCTCCCTTTTGGGCGGCATTCGCCCAGAATTATGATGAATCCAAAGTGCCGCATTATACTTTGCCGGACGTGCTCAAAACCGCTTCGGGAAAGACCATTCGCAGTGAAGAGAAATGGGAGAAGCTGAGAAGGCCGGAAGTGCTGAGGCTGTTCGAAGATCATATTTACGGACAAATGCCGGTCGGCTACGATAGCATCCGCTATGCCCTCACGGAAGATGACCGGCCTGAAATGGATGGCAAGGCGGTTTTAAAACAAATCGGGGTGACCGTTTTCAGGAATGGGAATTCGGTGCAGATCAATGTCGTGCTTTTTGTTCCAACCCAGGCGAAGAAGCCCGTACCGGTGTTTTTGCTGATCAATAACCGCGGGAAGGACCTTACCGACCCTACCAGAGCTAAAAAGAGCGAATTCTGGCCAGCCGAAATGGTAGTCGACAGTGGTTTTGCGATTGCGGCATTTCATGTAAGTGACCTGGCGCCGGACAATAAAGACACCTACATGACCGGCGTTTTGCAAAAACTCTACCCCGAGCAGCTGAAAAAGGACAATGGCATGAAAGCCATTGGCGCCTGGGCATGGGGCGCGAGTCGCGTGATGGATTATTTCGGGACTGATAAAGACATCGATTCGAAGAAAGTGATCGTCGTGGGGCATTCGCGCGGCGGTAAAACTTCGCTTTGGGCTGCTGCACAGGACCGGCGGTTTGCAGCTTGCGTTACCAACTGTTCGGGCAACACGGGAGCGGCACTGGCACGGCGGCAGTTCGGAGAGCGGATCAGCCGCATTAATACCACGTTTCCGCATTGGTTTAACAATAATTACAAGAAGTACAACGACAAGGAAAATGCGCTGCCGGTGGACCAGCATATGCTCATCGCGCTCATCGCGCCGCGGCCGGTTTATGCTACCAATGCCTCCAAAGACCTCTGGGCCGATCCGAAAGGTACATTTCTGGCTGTGAAGGCTGCCGAACCCGTCTATGCTTTGTACGGCGTCAAGCCCGAGCTGCCCAAGGAGATGCCGGGCATTGATATGCCGGTGATCGGGCCGCATTTCGGGTATCATAATCATGAAGGCGAACACAATATGACTGCCTACGATTGGGATAAATTCATCCGTTTCGCAAAACAGTTTTGA
- a CDS encoding RNA polymerase sigma factor, translating to MDTLYRTLAGCKRQERQSQEKLYRQFYPVLFALCKNFFEDKHDIVTAINNGMLKVFTNIHQYDESKGEFFNWMYTTVRNAALTMLRDRKRQSVDYVEITEEMELPSAENPFEQLSGNDIQQYLMQLPAATRRICSLFYIDGFSVKEIAAALAISEGTVKWHLSESRTRLKVIFENLL from the coding sequence TTGGACACATTATATCGTACACTAGCGGGTTGCAAACGGCAGGAGCGCCAGAGTCAGGAAAAATTGTACCGGCAATTTTACCCTGTCCTGTTCGCACTTTGCAAGAACTTTTTCGAGGACAAGCACGATATCGTCACCGCAATCAACAACGGTATGCTGAAAGTGTTTACGAACATTCACCAATACGATGAATCCAAAGGCGAATTCTTCAACTGGATGTACACGACGGTCCGCAATGCCGCACTTACCATGCTTCGTGACCGGAAAAGACAATCGGTTGATTATGTAGAAATTACCGAAGAAATGGAGCTCCCGTCGGCCGAAAACCCGTTTGAACAGTTGTCGGGCAACGACATTCAGCAATACCTGATGCAGCTGCCGGCCGCAACCCGTCGCATTTGCAGCCTGTTCTACATCGACGGGTTTTCAGTCAAGGAAATCGCCGCCGCGCTGGCGATCAGCGAAGGCACCGTCAAATGGCATTTGAGCGAAAGCAGGACCCGGTTGAAAGTGATTTTTGAAAACCTCCTCTGA
- a CDS encoding SDR family NAD(P)-dependent oxidoreductase, giving the protein MNTFENQVAVITGAASGLGLVIAHKLLRDGANVALLDLNAEALKTEFTGHAERQELIGVDVTDEKLVAEAVVQAAKRFGKIDILINCAGITGATNLKSHEVDTVNLQKVFDVNFMASFYTAKAVLPYMLRNNYGRILHIASIAGKEGNAGMLAYSASKAAVIGMTKVQGKEYAETGITVNALAPAVIRTPLVDAMPEAQVKYMTDKIPMKRCGTLEEAANMAAFIVSPENSFTTGFAFDLSGGRATY; this is encoded by the coding sequence ATGAACACTTTCGAGAATCAGGTAGCTGTCATCACGGGTGCAGCTTCGGGTTTGGGCCTTGTGATCGCCCATAAATTACTCCGCGACGGCGCGAATGTTGCACTGCTGGACCTGAATGCAGAAGCATTGAAAACTGAATTTACCGGCCATGCCGAACGACAAGAGCTCATCGGCGTGGATGTGACGGACGAAAAGCTCGTCGCGGAAGCTGTTGTGCAGGCGGCGAAGCGTTTCGGGAAGATCGACATCCTCATTAACTGTGCGGGCATTACGGGTGCCACCAATCTCAAAAGCCATGAGGTGGACACGGTCAATTTGCAAAAGGTATTCGATGTCAACTTCATGGCCAGTTTTTACACCGCAAAAGCGGTGCTTCCCTATATGCTGAGGAACAATTACGGTCGGATTCTGCACATTGCTTCCATTGCCGGCAAGGAGGGCAACGCCGGTATGCTGGCCTACTCGGCATCGAAGGCGGCGGTGATTGGTATGACCAAAGTGCAGGGTAAGGAATATGCCGAAACGGGCATCACCGTTAATGCATTGGCGCCGGCGGTGATCCGGACCCCGCTGGTGGACGCGATGCCCGAAGCGCAGGTGAAGTACATGACCGATAAAATACCGATGAAACGCTGCGGCACGCTCGAAGAAGCCGCGAACATGGCCGCATTCATCGTGTCCCCGGAAAACAGCTTCACCACCGGCTTCGCATTCGACCTTTCAGGCGGCAGGGCTACTTACTAG
- a CDS encoding TonB-dependent receptor family protein: MKKRSTTILLFTLVSLYPAHAQEKKRDYDKVLDLNEVTVGERRNVIHTERLPDVHNTYITAGKKSEVIHLDGVNGNIAEKTGRHIFAKIPGVFVYDMDGSGNQINISTRGLDPHRSWEYNIRQNGVITNSDMYGYPASHYSPAMESIQRVELVRGTSSLQYGAQFGGMINYVTKGPDTTKAFTFETINSAGSFGLFSSYNAIGGKVGKLTYSAYYQKRHSNGYRKNAKSDAESQFVSLMYDISKSFRIKAELGRSEYVYQIPGPLTDAMFRQDPRQSTRSRNYFNPDIYVPSIVLEWKASPNTQLKLTTSGVYGARNSVMFDAFANVPDTISSVTNAYRPRQVDIDNFKSFTSELRLVHQYDLLGFRNVVSGGIQYMHNKLRRRQLGKGTTGSDFDLSLTDPQFGRDMRMTTENVAVFVENLIFVTPRLSFSPGVRVEKGSTDMTGCISYYDPQNLPNSIQHSFPLFGISSQYRIGEHSRAYAGFSQAYRPVVFKDIIPGSVLEKVDKNLKDAYGYNFEAGVSGSIKDVLRYDVGLFQVMVNHRMGTVAMKDENGAAYLFRTTTGDSRTRGVEAYLEYTAYKRYNGGEPQTELSFFTSTSWFDARYVRGNAVQNNENKSVAGNRIEGVPTWISRNGIQFQYKKLSLTAQYSYVSSNFANPLNTVEPSANGTIGKVPGYGLLDLNATLHLGPGYKLRVGMNNITNKQYFTKRPTMYPGAGVWSSDGRSVGISFGIRI; this comes from the coding sequence ATGAAAAAACGATCTACAACCATCCTCCTATTCACGCTGGTAAGCCTCTATCCGGCCCACGCCCAGGAAAAGAAACGCGATTACGATAAAGTTCTTGACCTCAACGAAGTGACGGTAGGGGAACGCAGAAACGTAATCCACACCGAGCGCCTTCCCGATGTGCATAACACCTACATCACCGCCGGCAAAAAGAGCGAAGTGATCCATCTTGACGGTGTGAACGGCAATATCGCCGAGAAAACCGGCCGCCATATCTTCGCCAAGATTCCCGGCGTGTTCGTGTACGATATGGATGGCAGCGGCAATCAAATCAATATTTCCACGCGCGGCCTCGACCCGCACCGGTCGTGGGAATACAACATCCGCCAGAACGGCGTCATTACCAATTCGGATATGTACGGCTACCCGGCGAGCCATTACAGTCCGGCCATGGAATCCATTCAGCGGGTGGAGCTGGTGCGGGGAACCTCGTCGCTGCAATATGGTGCGCAGTTCGGCGGGATGATCAATTATGTTACCAAAGGCCCCGATACCACGAAAGCATTTACCTTCGAAACGATCAATTCGGCCGGTTCTTTCGGACTTTTCAGTTCCTACAATGCCATCGGCGGCAAGGTGGGTAAGCTTACCTACTCGGCTTATTATCAGAAGCGCCATTCCAACGGCTACCGCAAAAATGCGAAGTCCGACGCGGAGTCACAGTTTGTAAGTTTGATGTACGACATCAGTAAATCATTCCGCATCAAAGCCGAATTGGGGCGTTCCGAATATGTATACCAAATCCCCGGCCCGCTCACCGATGCGATGTTCCGGCAAGATCCCCGGCAGTCGACGCGCTCGCGGAATTATTTCAACCCCGACATTTATGTACCATCCATCGTGCTGGAATGGAAGGCAAGTCCGAATACCCAGCTGAAACTCACCACATCCGGCGTTTACGGCGCTCGCAACAGTGTGATGTTCGATGCATTCGCCAATGTGCCCGACACGATCAGCAGCGTTACTAATGCGTACCGCCCGCGGCAGGTGGATATTGATAATTTCAAAAGCTTTACCTCGGAGTTGCGCCTCGTGCACCAGTACGATTTGCTCGGCTTCCGGAATGTCGTTTCCGGTGGCATTCAATACATGCACAACAAACTCCGCCGCCGCCAGCTCGGCAAAGGCACCACAGGCAGCGATTTTGACCTGAGCCTTACCGATCCGCAGTTTGGCCGCGACATGCGCATGACCACGGAGAATGTGGCCGTTTTTGTCGAAAACCTCATTTTTGTCACGCCCCGGCTCAGTTTCTCGCCTGGCGTGCGGGTGGAGAAAGGCAGCACGGACATGACGGGCTGCATCAGCTACTACGATCCGCAGAACCTTCCCAATTCCATTCAACACAGCTTTCCGCTGTTCGGGATCAGCTCCCAGTACCGGATCGGCGAGCACAGCCGTGCGTATGCGGGCTTCTCGCAGGCTTACCGGCCGGTTGTTTTCAAGGACATTATTCCAGGGTCGGTTTTGGAAAAAGTGGATAAAAACCTGAAAGACGCCTATGGGTACAACTTCGAAGCGGGCGTGAGCGGGAGCATCAAAGACGTGCTGCGGTATGATGTGGGGCTGTTTCAGGTGATGGTCAACCACCGGATGGGCACCGTAGCGATGAAAGATGAAAACGGCGCCGCCTATCTGTTCCGCACCACCACCGGCGACAGCCGCACCCGCGGCGTGGAGGCCTACCTCGAATACACCGCTTACAAACGGTACAATGGTGGCGAACCCCAGACCGAGCTCTCATTTTTTACCTCAACATCCTGGTTCGATGCCCGATATGTACGCGGGAATGCCGTGCAGAACAATGAGAACAAAAGTGTGGCAGGCAACCGCATCGAGGGTGTGCCGACTTGGATTTCGCGGAATGGTATTCAGTTTCAATACAAAAAACTGTCACTCACGGCCCAGTACAGCTACGTAAGTTCCAATTTCGCGAACCCGCTGAATACCGTGGAGCCTTCGGCCAATGGGACGATCGGCAAGGTGCCGGGCTACGGACTGTTGGACCTGAATGCCACGCTTCACCTGGGCCCAGGCTACAAGCTGCGCGTTGGCATGAACAACATCACCAACAAGCAGTATTTCACCAAACGCCCCACAATGTACCCCGGGGCAGGCGTGTGGAGCTCCGACGGAAGGAGTGTAGGCATTTCCTTCGGGATCAGGATTTGA